In Perognathus longimembris pacificus isolate PPM17 chromosome 23, ASM2315922v1, whole genome shotgun sequence, a single genomic region encodes these proteins:
- the Hmox2 gene encoding heme oxygenase 2, translated as MSAEVEPSEGVDESEKKNSVASEKENHARMADLSELLKEGTKEAHDRAENTQFVKDFLKGNIKKELFKLATTALYFTYSALEEEMDRNKDHPAFTPLYFPTELHRKQALIKDMEYFFGENWEEQVKCSEAAQKYVERIHYIGQNEPELLVAHAYTRYMGDLSGGQVLKKVAQRALKLPSTGEGTQFYLFENVDNAQQFKQFYRARMNALDLNLKTKEKIVEEANKAFEYNMQIFNELDQAGTKLARDTLEDGLPMHDGKGDVRKCPFYAAQDKGALEGSNCPFRTAIAVLRKPSLQFILASCVALAAGLLAWYYM; from the exons AATGGCTGACCTTTCTGAGCTCCTGAAAGAAGGGACCAAAGAAGCACATGACCGGGCAGAAAATACCCAATTTGTCAAGGACTTCTTGAAAGGCAACATTAAAAAGGAACTGTTTAAG CTGGCCACTACTGCACTTTACTTCACATACTCAGCCCTTGAGGAGGAAATGGACCGAAACAAGGACCACCCAGCCTTCACACCCCTGTATTTCCCCACGGAGCTGCACCGGAAGCAGGCACTGATCAAGGACATGGAGTATTTTTTTGGTGAAAACTGGGAAGAGCAGGTGAAGTGCTCTGAGGCTGCCCAGAAGTATGTGGAGCGGATCCACTATATAGGGCAGAATGAGCCGGagctgctggtggcccatgcttatACCCGTTACATGGGAGACCTCTCAGGAGGGCAAGTGCTTAAGAAGGTGGCCCAGCGGGCACTGAAACTCCCCAGCACTGGGGAAGGAACCCAGTTCTACCTATTTGAGAATGTGGACAATGCCCAGCAGTTCAAGCAGTTTTATCGGGCCAGGATGAATGCCCTTGATCTGAACTTGAAGACCAAAGAGAAGATCGTGGAGGAGGCCAACAAGGCCTTTGAGTACAACATGCAG ATATTCAATGAACTGGATCAGGCTGGCACCAAGTTAGCCAGAGACACTCTGGAGGATGGGCTCCCGATGCATGATGGGAAGGGAGATGTGCGCAAATGCCCCTTCTACGCCGCTCAAGACAAAG GTGCCCTGGAGGGCAGCAACTGCCCCTTCCGGACAGCCATAGCTGTGCTGAGGAAGCCCAGCCTCCAGTTCATTTTGGCTTCCTGTGTGGCCCTGGCTGCTGGACTCTTGGCCTGGTACTACATGTGA